A genomic window from Coccinella septempunctata chromosome 9, icCocSept1.1, whole genome shotgun sequence includes:
- the LOC123320692 gene encoding diacylglycerol lipase-alpha isoform X2: MPGLVAFRRRWSVGSDDLVVPGVFLFTMHLIWGIVLTVLLILVHFDKKEDCVFWLWWFIIGYMIILVFSMVLELAVAIIALKGTILDQEPRESMQYVLYVRVVVMSIEGGLLGAGVYWLVTFYKTCQIEKAKEYILGLVIFNCCLLLSVLITVWCTYDAAGRSWVKMKQYQKSMREMESKYQYKRSNSTRNWRQRKVLRAYQDRWQQRCKFLFCCYSASDRNRNSFSDIAKLLSDFFRDLDVVPSDVLVGLVLLRKFQKIERKNIIEQKLNDTYEYLSGVPVTPRTQFLSLHEGGQDLELFQTVIHYAHYAVHAYGWPMYVMSNKLGFVKVCSNLTCCCFPCSKSGELTVDPEIINDNCCKCNYAVLQKLCKEGDIEIVYATYHCDVGETPFFIALDYDRRKVVISIRGTLSMQDILTDLNAEGETIPLDPIKEDWLGHKGMVQAAQYIYNHLEKERLIEAALQHNLERGTNTFQLVLVGHSLGAGTASILGILLRQHYENLECYCYAPPGGLLSMPAVEYSKKFTISVVVGKDVVPRIGLHQMEALRADLITAIKRSVDPKWKTITCSIICCGCIQPTSVVEMSERDTIVSEYSKSKKRARKESLHPSDSSIALTSHHPLYPPGRIIHVVRHHPTKGEQAISKRQPVYQALWAQNVDFDEVIISPVMIQDHMPDRVLSALQKVVRCGTVRGRNRSKTSTSSHDSRAPPHDIRL, translated from the exons ATGCCGGGATTGGTTGCTTTCAGAAGGAGGTGGTCGGTGGGGTCGGACGATCTGGTGGTGCCCGGCGTGTTTCTGTTCACCATGCACCTTATTTG GGGCATAGTACTGACCGTCCTGCTGATTTTGGTCCATTTTGATAAGAAGGAAGACTGCGTTTTTTGGCTATGGTGGTTCATCATAGGATACATGATTATTCTAGTCTTTTCAATGGTTCTCGAGTTAGCTGTAGCAATCATAGCGTTAAAAGGTACTATTCTCGATCAAGAACCAAGGGAATCCATGCAGTACGTCCTCTATGTTAGAGTTG TTGTGATGTCCATAGAAGGTGGATTGTTAGGTGCTGGAGTCTATTGGCTTGTCACCTTCTACAAAACCTGCCAAATAGAGAAAGCCAAAGAGTATATTTTAGGTCTAGTCATTTTCAACTGCTGCTTGTTACTCTCGGTACTTATAACAGTCTGGTGTACATACGATGCAGCTGGTAGATCTTGGGTCAAGATGAAGCAGTACCAAAAATCGATGAGGGAGATGGAATCCAAATACCAATACAAAAGGTCCAACAGCACGAGGAACTGGAGACAGAG AAAAGTACTGAGGGCCTACCAGGACCGGTGGCAACAGAGGTGCAAATTCCTATTTTGTTGTTACTCAGCTTCAGACAGGAACAGGAACTCTTTCTCGGACATAGCCAAGTTGCTGTCGGACTTTTTCAGGGATCTGGACGTCGTACCTTCCGATGTCCTGGTCGGCTTGGTGCTGTTGAGGAAATTCCAGAAGATAGAGAGGAAAAACATCATTGAACAG AAGTTGAACGACACTTACGAGTACCTCTCAGGGGTGCCCGTTACGCCCCGCACCCAATTCCTGTCGCTCCACGAGGGCGGGCAGGACTTGGAACTGTTCCAGACTGTGATACACTACGCCCACTACGCCGTACACGCCTACGGCTGGCCCATGTACGTCATGAGCAACAAGCTCGGTTTCGTCAAGGTGTGCTCGAACTTGACCTGCTGCTGCTTCCCCTGTAGCAAGAGCGGCGAGCTGACAGTCGACCCCGAGATCATAAACGACAACTGTTGCAA ATGTAACTACGCCGTCTTGCAGAAGTTGTGCAAGGAGGGGGACATAGAGATCGTCTACGCCACCTACCACTGCGATGTGGGGGAGACGCCGTTTTTCATAGCTTTGGACTATGACAGGAGGAAGGTGGTCATAAGTATCAGGGGTACTTTGAGTATGCAG GATATACTGACGGATCTGAACGCTGAGGGTGAGACTATACCTCTGGATCCCATCAAGGAGGATTGGCTGGGGCACAAGGGGATGGTCCAAGCGGCTCAATACATCTACAATCATCTGGAGAAAGAGAGACTTATCGAAGCGGCTCTTCAGCACAATTTAGAGAGAGGAACCAACACTTTTCAATTGGTCCTTGTTGGACACTCCCTTGGGGCTG GTACCGCTTCAATCCTTGGGATTTTGCTCAGGCAACATTACGAAAACCTGGAATGTTACTGTTACGCCCCCCCAGGGGGTTTGTTGAGTATGCCAGCCGTGGAATATAGTAAAAAATTCACGATTTCAGTCGTGGTGGGGAAGGACGTTGTGCCTAGGATAGGGCTACATCAGATGGAAGCCCTAAGGGCTGATCTCATAACTGCTATCAAGAGGAGCGTGGATCCCAAG TGGAAGACCATAACATGCTCGATAATATGTTGCGGATGCATCCAACCTACCTCGGTGGTGGAAATGAGTGAAAGAGACACGATTGTTAGCGAATATTCGAAATCTAAAAAGCGGGCAAGAAAGGAGAGCCTACACCCTAGCGATTCATCGATAGCCCTAACTAGTCATCATCCCCTATACCCCCCAGGGAGGATAATCCACGTTGTGAGGCACCATCCAACGAAAGGAGA GCAAGCCATATCGAAGAGGCAACCTGTCTACCAAGCCCTGTGGGCCCAAAACGTGGATTTCGACGAAGTGATCATCTCCCCGGTCATGATACAAGACCACATGCCGGACAGGGTGTTGAGCGCCCTCCAAAAG GTGGTGCGTTGTGGGACGGTAAGAGGAAGGAACAGAAGCAAAACGTCGACTTCGTCTCACGACTCAAGAGCTCCACCTCATGACATAAG GTTATAA
- the LOC123320745 gene encoding mesencephalic astrocyte-derived neurotrophic factor homolog produces MNILDVILSSLLVCVVSVSSLKQGECEVCVKTLTKFSNTLSDEQKKDPKKIEDEFRKFCKNLKNKENRFCYYLGGLEESATGILGEMSKPLSWSMPADKVCEKLKKKDVQICELRYDPEIDLRTVDLKKLKVRDLKKIINDWGENCDGCVEKSEFIKRIEELKPQHTEL; encoded by the exons atgaatattttggacGTTATTCTCTCATCATTGCTAGTATGCGTGGTTTCCGTAAGCAGTCTGAAACAAGGAGAATGTGAAG TTTGTGTGAAAACCTTGACCAAGTTCTCAAATACCTTATCAGACGAACAAAAGAAAGACCCAAAAAAGATTGAAGATGAATTCAGGAAATTTTGTAAGAATCTGAAGAATAAAGAGAATCGATTT TGTTATTACCTCGGGGGCTTAGAAGAAAGTGCGACTGGAATCTTAGGTGAAATGTCCAAACCTTTATCCTGGTCTATGCCAGCTGACAAGGTATGCGAGAAACTCAAAAAGAAGGACGTTCAAATCTGTGAACTCCGTTACGATCCCGAGATCGATCTCAGAACCGTAGACTTGAAAAAGCTCAAGGTGAGGGACCTCAAGAAAATAATCAACGATTGGGGTGAAAACTGCGATGGATGCGTAGAAAAATCAGAATTCATCAAGAGGATCGAAGAGCTCAAACCGCAACATACCGAATTGTAA
- the LOC123320741 gene encoding prenylated Rab acceptor protein 1, with protein sequence MGETAVDLSGHIEATPISVDSKVSQFQRLFHVPTEIPDFKELIKQSSQKVRPWMEFLNTGNFKTAPSVPRTAKRIKKNIEYFYGNYIFVSLGLVIYCLITSPLILLALAGSFYINRYVNRCYESKNLKLFGLEVSKNQRFLVVGMLTMPILYLVGVHAAIFWVLGASFMVIMLHAAFYNIEAVNPSPETEALFGEEV encoded by the exons ATGGGGGAAACAGCAGTAGATTTATCAGGGCATATAGAAGCAACCCCTATCTCGGTGGATTCGAAAGTGTCGCAGTTTCAAAG ACTCTTCCATGTTCCAACTGAAATTCCAGATTTTAAAGAATTAATAAAACAGTCCAGCCAAAAGGTACGGCCATGGATGGAATTCCTCAACACTGGTAACTTTAAAACTGCCCCATCTGTTCCAAGAACAGCTAAGAGAATAAAAAAGAATATCGAGTACTTTTATGGGAACTATATATTTGTGTCATTAGGCTTAGTGATATATTGCCT AATTACTTCGCCGTTGATTCTTCTTGCCCTTGCAGGCAGTTTTTACATTAATCGGTATGTGAATAGGTGTTACGAAAGTAAAAACTTGAAATTGTTTGGATTGGAAGTCTCGAAGAATCAGAGATTTTTGGTTGTGGGGATGTTGACTATGCCGATATTGTATTTGGTTGGTGTACATGCAGCAATATTTTGGGTTCTTGGTGCCTCCTTCATGGTCATCATGTTGCACGCTGCGTTTTATAATATAGAAGCTGTTAACCCTAGCCCCGAAACTGAAGCCTTATTCGGGGAAGAAGTATAA
- the LOC123320690 gene encoding condensin complex subunit 1 has translation MESFEIPSHRSELNVDKDLSKNDIISYLQEAKSNYKNGTGYIIEECKAYFSAIYHSDILPIDIIHSVYVELHRGLKRLNEDLGPILSSWDDEDADESLRQQYLNMIKIHLYCYTQIIFIFESKEEEKQMKSLQLKKSKKKDDSPFCLDKKQIVVQLNTLIQHNIKSLWSPPIVEGSFINLVSEVCYRFLQNSSIKGDKNVLTEIWSFLGTLIKDHNHGNSFVIRIVDLIKLHEHLVQCLPEGFKFLVENYNCKAMLHNIIQEVTEWQTNEKYQDAQGARFCSSLLVEMAILMPDLMLPEVMYLTRYLYYDSYTLRNCVLSVITEVISKVLTKHDLTEEEKEFRDEFIAILKEHIGDSSPLVRSKVFQHWARLQKENSIPLVNQNEILEMAIEHLRDKGSLVRKCAANLVTLFLSHNAYSYDLKLAERKKNLEEVEGEIKKLEEEIQKVFTEVSEELEAKWALIKNDVKEELEKDFEEETEAQDIPREIDDVSEVIKMYLEAKDYKSAVKLCRTAEKVLPTWKNIIEGLDGYGKVELTLELLKTTFVKPTNSKTEELYKRMGELNVKAEFLRDTVTFLTLVDSAIEHMVKLLETPTIGELHEAVEFLTTAYQFNIDRNEKGIVEMLRIMQRNEQERKDVIVNAFKTIYLKTDAENLTEHTTIIVKRLISLLKYIPVHNLEDLQSVLAEWAKKGFIDNGVIDMLWQFFTNKVPTSEEDRRASLELLRMTSIKRVSIIKKNIKLISTIALEKKGDKVQEDMLLVGTACKALGVVGREKIDMNSETPPFKINAEDEVFQSLLEIMSVNFFKNVHYYSSAIPSVITFIYKVCSKPEAVCENLLRNIIVTLTGKNEKELSEFQLVRFCQLLGCIAVSHLDFMDNTLYKELKRRNNIREQKKKNKKSDLNKSRNSSKINQSVLNQTNPHEESILEGAQAEDSDAEFILSVLENDTVNSSGLLGKLSFIIKKICQRPDLYSNSVTQGAAVIALIRYMLVSSRFCEENIQLLFTIFEKTTHADLKCTVLYHCSDLLTRFPNIVEPWTPRIYQSLVDPLSDIRKATFFTLSNLILRDMIRIQGHISTMAKCIIDQDVDLNKMSRTFFVQLSHKENNLYNILPDIFSHLVETTETEDLRVIMRFLFDLMDKKKYMENLVERFCCKFQLTENVNICRNIMFCLTLITYNEKALKKLQENFPLYKHLVHDDEIYTHVKQILANCNKQQIGKTDLKPIITEIEQAIESVFEIMEGDQRPPPRPVINKKSTKKTQPNKGKTKRAKRKKESSDEDESD, from the exons ATGGAGTCCTTTGAAATTCCATCACATAGGAGTGAATTAAACGTAGATAAAGACTTATCCAAAAACGACATTATAAGCTATCTTCAAG AGGCCAAAAGCAATTACAAAAATGGAACAGGGTATATTATCGAGGAGTGCAAAGCTTATTTCTCAGCCATATATCATAGCGATATCCTTCCTATTGACATAATTCACTCAGTGTATGTGGAATTACACAGag GTTTGAAAAGGTTGAATGAGGATTTAGGGCCTATTTTATCTAGTTGGGACGATGAAGACGCAGATGAGTCTTTACGGCAACAATATCTGAATATGATTAAAATCCATCTTTACTGTTATACCCAAATCATCTTCATATTCGAATCTAAGGAAGAGGAGAAACAAATGAAAAGTTTACAATTAAAAAAGAGTAAAAAGAAGGATGATAGCCCTTTTTGTTTAGATAAAAAACAGATAGTTGTACAGCTCAATACTTTAATACAACATAATATAAAGAGCCTCTGGAGTCCACCAATAGTGGAAGGATCATTCATCAATTTGGTATCGGAAGTTTGCTACAGGTTTCTTCAAAATTCGTCGATAAAGGGAGACAAAAATGTTTTAACTGAAATATGGAGTTTTCTTG GTACATTGATAAAAGATCATAACCATGGAAATTCATTTGTGATAAGGATCGTGGATCTGATAAAATTACATGAGCATCTTGTTCAATGTTTACCTGAAGGTTTCAAGTTTTTAGTAGAGAATTACAATTGTAAAGCTATGCTGCACAATATTATACAGGAGGTGACGGAATGGCAAACAAATGAGAAATATCAAGATGCCCAA ggtGCTCGTTTTTGTTCCTCTCTCTTGGTTGAAATGGCGATACTTATGCCGGATCTAATGCTTCCAGAAGTGATGTATTTAACTAGATATTTGTATTATGAT TCTTATACTTTGAGGAATTGTGTGTTATCCGTAATAACGGAGGTTATTTCGAAAGTTTTGACCAAACACGATCTAACTGAGGAAGAAAAAGAGTTCCGTGATGAATTCATAGCTATTTTGAAGGAACACATAGGAGATAGCTCACCTTTGGTGCGGTCTAAG gtttttCAACACTGGGCACGGCTTCAAAAAGAGAACTCGATCCCTCTGGTGAATCAGAATGAAATCTTGGAAATGGCTATAGAGCACCTGAGAGACAAGGGCTCTTTGGTCAGGAAATGCGCTGCGAATTTGGTCACTTTATTCTTGTCCCACAACGCTTACAGCTATGAC TTGAAACTCGCTGAGCGCAAGAAGAATTTGGAGGAAGTCGAAGGGGAAATTAAGAAATTGgaggaagaaattcaaaagGTATTCACGGAAGTAAGTGAAGAATTGGAGGCTAAGTGGGCGTTGATTAAAAACGATGTAAAGGAAGAGCTAGAAAAAGATTTCGAAGAAG AGACTGAAGCCCAAGATATCCCTCGAGAAATAGACGACGTTTCGGAGGTGATCAAGATGTACCTGGAAGCGAAAGACTATAAAAGCGCGGTTAAACTGTGTAGGACAGCCGAGAAAGTGTTACCCACTTGGAAGAACATAAT AGAAGGACTGGACGGTTACGGTAAAGTCGAACTAACCCTGGAACTCCTGAAAACCACCTTCGTTAAACCCACCAACAGCAAGACCGAGGAGTTGTACAAGAGAATGGGGGAACTGAACGTAAAAGCCGAATTCTTGAGGGACACTGTCACCTTTTTAACTCTGGTCGATTCGGCCATCGAACACATGGTTAAACTGCTGGAGACGCCCACTATCGGGGAATTGCACGAAGCTGTTGAATTTTTAACCACTGCTTATCAATTTAACATAGACAGGAACGAGAAGGGTATCGTTG AAATGTTGAGGATTATGCAAAGGAATGAGCAGGAACGTAAGGATGTCATAGTGAACGCTTTTAAAACCATCTATTTGAAGACAGACGCTGAGAATTTGAC GGAGCACACTACGATCATTGTTAAACGGTTGATATCTCTCTTGAAATACATCCCCGTCCATAACTTGGAGGACTTGCAAAGCGTGTTGGCGGAATGGGCCAAAAAAGGGTTCATCGACAACGGTGTGATCGATATGCTGTGGCAATTCTTCACCAACAAAGTGCCCACCTCGGAGGAAGACCGAAGGGCCTCTCTGGAACTCCTCCGTATGACTTCCATCAAAAGAGTGTCGATAATCAAGAAAAACATCAAATTGATCTCAACGATAGCCTTAGAAA AGAAAGGTGACAAGGTGCAGGAAGACATGCTTCTGGTGGGAACGGCTTGCAAGGCCCTCGGGGTGGTAGGAAGGGAAAAGATCGATATGAACTCCGAAACTCCACCGTTCAAGATAAACGCAGAGGACGAAGTGTTCCAATCTTTGTTGGAGATCATGTCGgtcaattttttcaagaatGTGCATTATTACAGCAGTGCCATACCCAGCGTTATCACTTTCATCTACAAG GTGTGCTCTAAACCGGAGGCagtttgcgagaatctactgaggAACATCATCGTTACCCTGACCGGTAAAAACGAGAAGGAATTGTCGGAATTCCAACTGGTCAGGTTCTGTCAACTCCTCGGTTGCATAGCCGTCAGTCATCTGGATTTCATggacaacaccctgtataaagaatTGAAGAGGAGGAATAACATCAGGGagcagaagaagaagaacaagaAGAGCGACCTGAATAAATCAAGGAATTCTTCCAAAATTAACCAATCCGTACTAAATCAAACCAAC CCCCACGAAGAGTCCATCCTCGAAGGGGCCCAAGCTGAGGATTCCGACGCTGAATTCATCCTGAGCGTTCTGGAGAATGACACTGTTAACAGTTCAGGTCTGTTGGGGAAGCTGTCtttcatcataaaaaaaatttgtcaaaGGCCGGACCTGTACAGTAATTCAGTGACTCAGGGTGCTGCCGTTATAGCCCTAATCAG GTATATGTTGGTGTCGAGCAGGTTCTGCGAGGAGAACATACAGCTCCTGTTCACAATTTTCGAGAAGACCACCCATGCAGATCTGAAGTGCACCGTTTTATATCATTGTTCGGACCTGTTGACACGTTTTCCAAACATCGTAGAACCTTGGACCCCCAGAATTTACCAAAG CCTGGTGGACCCCTTGTCGGATATAAGGAAAGCTACGTTCTTCACCCTCTCCAATCTGATCCTCAGGGACATGATTAGGATACAGGGGCACATTTCGACGATGGCCAAGTGCATCATCGATCAAGACGTGGACCTGAACAAGATGAGCAGGACTTTCTTCGTTCAACTAtcgcacaaagaaaataaccttTATAATATCCTACCGGATATTTTTTCGCATCTGGTCGAGACTACGGAAACCGAGGATTTGAGGGTTATAATGAG GTTCTTGTTCGATTTGATGGATAAAAAGAAGTATATGGAGAATCTGGTCGAGAGGTTCTGCTGCAAGTTCCAGCTGACCGAAAACGTGAACATCTGTAGGAATATCATGTTTTGTTTGACTTTGATCACGTACAACGAGAAGGCTTTGAAGAAGTTGCAGGAGAATTTCCCCTTGTACAAACATCTGGTGCACGATGACGAAATTTACACTCATGTTAAACAGATTTTAGCCAATTGCAACAAGCAACAAATTGGAAAAACCGATTTGAAG CCGATTATCACCGAAATCGAGCAAGCTATTGAAAGCGTGTTCGAAATAATGGAAGGGGATCAAAGACCACCGCCTCGTCCAGTTATCAACAAAAAAAGTACAAAGAAAACACAGCCGAACAAAGGGAAGACAAAAAGGGCCAAACGAAAGAAAGAAAGCAGCGATGAGGATGAAAGTGATTGA
- the LOC123320692 gene encoding diacylglycerol lipase-alpha isoform X1, producing MPGLVAFRRRWSVGSDDLVVPGVFLFTMHLIWGIVLTVLLILVHFDKKEDCVFWLWWFIIGYMIILVFSMVLELAVAIIALKGTILDQEPRESMQYVLYVRVVVMSIEGGLLGAGVYWLVTFYKTCQIEKAKEYILGLVIFNCCLLLSVLITVWCTYDAAGRSWVKMKQYQKSMREMESKYQYKRSNSTRNWRQRKVLRAYQDRWQQRCKFLFCCYSASDRNRNSFSDIAKLLSDFFRDLDVVPSDVLVGLVLLRKFQKIERKNIIEQKLNDTYEYLSGVPVTPRTQFLSLHEGGQDLELFQTVIHYAHYAVHAYGWPMYVMSNKLGFVKVCSNLTCCCFPCSKSGELTVDPEIINDNCCKCNYAVLQKLCKEGDIEIVYATYHCDVGETPFFIALDYDRRKVVISIRGTLSMQDILTDLNAEGETIPLDPIKEDWLGHKGMVQAAQYIYNHLEKERLIEAALQHNLERGTNTFQLVLVGHSLGAGTASILGILLRQHYENLECYCYAPPGGLLSMPAVEYSKKFTISVVVGKDVVPRIGLHQMEALRADLITAIKRSVDPKWKTITCSIICCGCIQPTSVVEMSERDTIVSEYSKSKKRARKESLHPSDSSIALTSHHPLYPPGRIIHVVRHHPTKGEQAISKRQPVYQALWAQNVDFDEVIISPVMIQDHMPDRVLSALQKVITTLGPRKPQRISSISSNNCGTTMNELTSPSSESSPKTRLYLETSFTSLQSPTLVGGALPSNASSVTNGYHSARSQPSPLQINHVLTMLGNDNISDFNLNIEPSRHPKSLSLNIKTTTSPVTKFDLIHDDWFGLAPLASPESLSEISVISSRASLMTSSVGESACHTPKLMKRTLKIVGNLSTCADDVVNVANFQKVKTFERKRSVTSSPSTNSSFESAINEVPRLRECDAILETGNVPDKNSSDDFQSAEDILDNVMISAGCKEFFNSTPSFLETHFDFFESDKQQDSPKMCRLVYQSTPTLLSPNSPEEIDQDLLSNLAIDLNLQESNRSMQIYSSKSNSVDSGSTCRTPSDSKNVTFNPQVINIEHIPLSPRKKDRWPFFRSKSNPSKMNVELSLPKPTRLAEPPKTILCTKRRNSEEDFFARTEALPLLSGLSGNFNERRKNHVFPSDVAVMNKPNESSV from the exons ATGCCGGGATTGGTTGCTTTCAGAAGGAGGTGGTCGGTGGGGTCGGACGATCTGGTGGTGCCCGGCGTGTTTCTGTTCACCATGCACCTTATTTG GGGCATAGTACTGACCGTCCTGCTGATTTTGGTCCATTTTGATAAGAAGGAAGACTGCGTTTTTTGGCTATGGTGGTTCATCATAGGATACATGATTATTCTAGTCTTTTCAATGGTTCTCGAGTTAGCTGTAGCAATCATAGCGTTAAAAGGTACTATTCTCGATCAAGAACCAAGGGAATCCATGCAGTACGTCCTCTATGTTAGAGTTG TTGTGATGTCCATAGAAGGTGGATTGTTAGGTGCTGGAGTCTATTGGCTTGTCACCTTCTACAAAACCTGCCAAATAGAGAAAGCCAAAGAGTATATTTTAGGTCTAGTCATTTTCAACTGCTGCTTGTTACTCTCGGTACTTATAACAGTCTGGTGTACATACGATGCAGCTGGTAGATCTTGGGTCAAGATGAAGCAGTACCAAAAATCGATGAGGGAGATGGAATCCAAATACCAATACAAAAGGTCCAACAGCACGAGGAACTGGAGACAGAG AAAAGTACTGAGGGCCTACCAGGACCGGTGGCAACAGAGGTGCAAATTCCTATTTTGTTGTTACTCAGCTTCAGACAGGAACAGGAACTCTTTCTCGGACATAGCCAAGTTGCTGTCGGACTTTTTCAGGGATCTGGACGTCGTACCTTCCGATGTCCTGGTCGGCTTGGTGCTGTTGAGGAAATTCCAGAAGATAGAGAGGAAAAACATCATTGAACAG AAGTTGAACGACACTTACGAGTACCTCTCAGGGGTGCCCGTTACGCCCCGCACCCAATTCCTGTCGCTCCACGAGGGCGGGCAGGACTTGGAACTGTTCCAGACTGTGATACACTACGCCCACTACGCCGTACACGCCTACGGCTGGCCCATGTACGTCATGAGCAACAAGCTCGGTTTCGTCAAGGTGTGCTCGAACTTGACCTGCTGCTGCTTCCCCTGTAGCAAGAGCGGCGAGCTGACAGTCGACCCCGAGATCATAAACGACAACTGTTGCAA ATGTAACTACGCCGTCTTGCAGAAGTTGTGCAAGGAGGGGGACATAGAGATCGTCTACGCCACCTACCACTGCGATGTGGGGGAGACGCCGTTTTTCATAGCTTTGGACTATGACAGGAGGAAGGTGGTCATAAGTATCAGGGGTACTTTGAGTATGCAG GATATACTGACGGATCTGAACGCTGAGGGTGAGACTATACCTCTGGATCCCATCAAGGAGGATTGGCTGGGGCACAAGGGGATGGTCCAAGCGGCTCAATACATCTACAATCATCTGGAGAAAGAGAGACTTATCGAAGCGGCTCTTCAGCACAATTTAGAGAGAGGAACCAACACTTTTCAATTGGTCCTTGTTGGACACTCCCTTGGGGCTG GTACCGCTTCAATCCTTGGGATTTTGCTCAGGCAACATTACGAAAACCTGGAATGTTACTGTTACGCCCCCCCAGGGGGTTTGTTGAGTATGCCAGCCGTGGAATATAGTAAAAAATTCACGATTTCAGTCGTGGTGGGGAAGGACGTTGTGCCTAGGATAGGGCTACATCAGATGGAAGCCCTAAGGGCTGATCTCATAACTGCTATCAAGAGGAGCGTGGATCCCAAG TGGAAGACCATAACATGCTCGATAATATGTTGCGGATGCATCCAACCTACCTCGGTGGTGGAAATGAGTGAAAGAGACACGATTGTTAGCGAATATTCGAAATCTAAAAAGCGGGCAAGAAAGGAGAGCCTACACCCTAGCGATTCATCGATAGCCCTAACTAGTCATCATCCCCTATACCCCCCAGGGAGGATAATCCACGTTGTGAGGCACCATCCAACGAAAGGAGA GCAAGCCATATCGAAGAGGCAACCTGTCTACCAAGCCCTGTGGGCCCAAAACGTGGATTTCGACGAAGTGATCATCTCCCCGGTCATGATACAAGACCACATGCCGGACAGGGTGTTGAGCGCCCTCCAAAAG GTTATAACCACCCTAGGTCCAAGAAAACCTCAACGGATATCCAGCATATCGTCCAACAACTGCGGAACGACAATGAACGAGCTAACATCGCCCTCCTCCGAATCCAGCCCCAAGACCAGACTTTACCTAGAAACCAGTTTCACGTCCCTGCAGTCGCCCACCCTAGTGGGCGGAGCCTTACCGAGCAACGCCTCCTCCGTAACCAACGGCTACCACTCGGCCAGATCGCAACCGAGTCCCCTGCAGATAAACCACGTGTTGACGATGCTCGGTAACGACAACATATCCGATTTCAACCTGAACATAGAGCCGTCCAGGCACCCCAAGAGTCTGAGCTTGAACATCAAGACTACCACGTCGCCGGTTACCAAATTCGATCTGATACACGACGATTGGTTCGGACTTGCGCCGTTGGCGTCGCCCGAGAGCCTGTCGGAGATATCTGTCATATCTTCCAGGGCCAGCTTGATGACGAGCTCCGTGGGTGAGAGCGCATGTCACACGCCTAAACTGATGAAGAGGACTTTGAAGATCGTTGGGAATTTGAGCACTTGCGCTGATGACGTCGTGAATGTGGCTAATTTTCAGAAGGTTAAAACGTTTGAAAG GAAAAGATCTGTGACTAGTAGTCCCTCCACTAACTCCAGTTTTGAATCAGCGATCAATGAAGTGCCACGTTTGAGGGAATGCGATGCTATTTTAGAGACTGGGAATGTTCCAGATAAAAATTCCTCAGATGATTTTCAATCAGCTGAAGATATCCTTGATAACGTCATGATATCTGCAG GTTGCAAGGAGTTCTTCAATAGCACCCCCTCCTTCCTAGAGACCCACTTCGATTTCTTCGAGTCCGACAAGCAGCAAGACAGCCCCAAGATGTGCAGACTGGTCTACCAGAGCACCCCAACCCTCCTATCACCCAACAGCCCCGAAGAAATCGACCAGGACCTCCTGTCCAACCTGGCCATCGACCTCAACCTCCAAGAATCCAACAGGTCGATGCAGATCTACAGTTCGAAGAGCAACAGCGTGGACTCCGGCAGCACCTGCAGGACCCCCTCGGACAGCAAGAACGTGACCTTCAACCCCCAAGTGATAAACATTGAACACATACCCCTGAGTCCGAGGAAGAAGGACAGGTGGCCTTTTTTTCGCTCCAAGAGCAACCCTTCGAAGATGAACGTGGAACTGTCGTTGCCCAAGCCTACTAGGTTGGCGGAGCCACCCAAGACTATTCTGTGCACCAAGCGGAGGAACAGCGAGGAGGATTTTTTCGCAAGGACTGAGGCCCTGCCTCTTCTCAGTGGTTTGAGTGGGAATTTTAACGAGAGGAGGAAAAACCACGTTTTTCCTTCTGATGTGGCTGTTATGAACAAACCGAACGAGAGCAGTGTGTGA